One genomic region from Salvia hispanica cultivar TCC Black 2014 chromosome 2, UniMelb_Shisp_WGS_1.0, whole genome shotgun sequence encodes:
- the LOC125203478 gene encoding endoglucanase 17-like, with product MASFPSLFLLLSLALLLSSHCNAKRGTSSHHRHPRSASHNYRDALTKSLIFFEGQRSGKLPPNQRITWRKDSGLSDGAAMHVDLVGGYYDAGDNVKFGFPMAFTTTMLSWSVIEFGGLMKGELQHAKEAIKWATDYLLKATVHPDTIYVQVGDAGKDHACWERPEDMDTPRSVVKIDKNTPGTEVAAETAAALAAASLVFRRSDPNYSKVLARRAIRVFEFADKHRGAYSNGLRRYVCPYYCDFSGFQDELLWGAAWLHRATRNPTYLSYIKANGQTLGADETDNTFGWDNKHVGARILISKAYLVQNVQPLHDYKSHADNFICSLLPGTPYSSAQYTRGGLLFKMNDSNMQYVTSTSFLLVTYAKYLTTSHRVVNCGGATVTPKRLRAFAKKQVDYLLGDNPMKMSFMVGYGSRYPMRIHHRGSSLPSVNVHPSKIQCSSGFSVMSSQSPNPNILTGAVVGGPDQNDRFPDQRDDYEQSEPATYINAPLVGALAYLAHSFGQL from the exons ATGGCctcttttccctctcttttcCTTCTCCTCTCCCTAGCCCTTCTCCTCTCCTCTCACTGCAATGCCAAACGCGGCACCTCCTCCCACCACCGCCACCCCCGCTCCGCCTCCCACAACTACAGAGACGCCCTCACCAAATCCCTCATCTTTTTCGAGGGCCAGAGATCGGGAAAGCTCCCTCCCAATCAGAGAATCACTTGGAGGAAAGATTCTGGCCTCTCAGATGGCGCTGCAATGCAc GTTGATTTGGTGGGAGGATACTACGATGCAGGGGACAATGTTAAGTTCGGATTTCCCATGGCTTTCACTACGACGATGCTCTCGTGGAGTGTGATCGAGTTCGGAGGCCTAATGAAGGGGGAGCTGCAGCACGCCAAGGAGGCCATCAAGTGGGCAACTGACTATCTCCTCAAAGCCACAGTTCATCCTGACACCATCTATGTGCAG GTAGGAGATGCTGGCAAGGATCACGCTTGTTGGGAGAGGCCTGAGGATATGGACACACCAAGGAGTGTGGTCAAGATTGACAAGAACACCCCCGGCACTGAGGTTGCTGCTGAGACAGCTGCTGCTCTTGCTGCTGCTTCCTTGGTTTTCCGGAGGAGTGATCCTAATTACTCCAAGGTTCTTGCACGAAGGGCTATTCGG GTTTTCGAGTTTGCTGATAAGCACCGGGGCGCATATAGTAATGGTCTGAGGCGTTACGTGTGCCCTTATTACTGTGATTTCTCCGGCTTTCAG GATGAGCTGCTGTGGGGTGCTGCTTGGCTGCACAGAGCCACGAGAAACCCGACTTATCTCAGCTACATTAAGGCGAACGGACAGACACTTGGAGCCGATGAAACTGACAACACATTTGGTTGGGACAACAAGCATGTTGGAGCTAGAATCCTTATCTCCAAG GCTTATCTCGTCCAAAATGTCCAGCCTCTCCATGACTACAAAAGCCATGCTGATAACTTCATTTGCTCTCTGCTCCCAGGAACACCCTACTCTTCTGCTCAATACACCCGTG GTGGTCTGTTGTTCAAGATGAATGATAGCAATATGCAGTATGTGACATCCACTTCCTTCCTTCTCGTGACGTACGCCAAGTACTTGACCACGTCGCACAGGGTTGTGAACTGTGGTGGCGCCACCGTCACTCCGAAGAGGCTCCGTGCATTCGCCAAGAAACAG GTGGACTACTTGCTAGGAGACAATCCGATGAAAATGTCGTTCATGGTGGGGTACGGTTCGAGATATCCTATGCGCATCCACCATAGGGGTTCGTCCCTCCCTTCCGTTAATGTTCATCCATCGAAGATCCAATGCTCCTCCGGCTTCTCGGTCATGAGCTCACAATCTCCGAACCCTAACATCCTAACTGGGGCAGTCGTTGGAGGGCCGGATCAGAATGATCGCTTCCCGGATCAACGCGACGATTACGAGCAATCGGAACCCGCTACCTACATCAATGCACCCCTAGTTGGAGCATTGGCTTATCTTGCTCACTCATTTGGCCAACTATAG
- the LOC125203633 gene encoding exopolygalacturonase clone GBGE184-like encodes MPYGRGRIFISACIVLLLMMHEVGCQPQPTDHKVFDVKNFNAVGDGTEDDAMALIRAWVAACRSGAAAKVLIPPGNFMASEVVFAGPCTATKPIIVEIQGTLLANTDLSSYSQGAWISIERVDGLLLTGPGTIDGRGKSVWKYGADSDLPLLPVALSLKSVENAKVGDLKFVNSMGFHLEVRDSKNIDISKVGITAPGDSPFTHGIHLTNSTNVKITDSVIGTGDDCVSIDYGTQSVLVAGVTCGPGHGLSVGSLGKLVDETNVNGITVTNCTLVKTKNGARIRSYHDSPKIEATNIVFEHLVMEGVQNPILIDQHYNSKDNSQQSSVRLSDIHFRDISGTSTSPIAINLNCSSLVPCEKVELANINLKPFDSTIKQLTSACSNAQIITQGQIFPSMPNRCT; translated from the exons ATGCCTTATGGAAGAGGCAGGATTTTCATTAGTGCATGTATCGTGCTTCTACTTATGATGCATGAGGTTGGATGCCAGCCCCAACCTACCGACCACAAAGTTTTTGATGTTAAAAACTTTAATGCTGTTGGTGATGGAACCGAAGATGATGCAATG GCTTTGATACGAGCATGGGTAGCAGCATGTCGGTCAGGTGCAGCGGCAAAGGTTTTGATTCCTCCTGGCAATTTCATGGCGTCGGAAGTTGTGTTTGCGGGTCCTTGCACCGCTACAAAGCCCATCATAGTTGAAATCCAAGGCACTCTCCTCGCCAATACTGATCTCAGCTCCTATTCACAAGGTGCTTGGATCTCGATCGAGAGAGTCGACGGCCTCCTCCTCACTGGCCCCGGAACCATCGATGGCCGTGGAAAATCCGTTTGGAAATACGGCGCCGACAGCGACCTCCCTCTTCTCCCCGTC GCTCTCTCGTTAAAATCGGTGGAAAATGCGAAGGTTGGTGATTTGAAATTCGTAAACAGCATGGGTTTCCATTTAGAGGTTAGAGATAGCAAAAACATAGATATAAGCAAAGTGGGTATCACTGCACCTGGTGACAGCCCCTTCACCCACGGAATCCACCTCACCAATTCTACAAATGTTAAGATAACCGACTCCGTCATCGGAACTGGAGACGACTGTGTTTCCATTGACTACGGCACGCAAAGCGTTCTGGTGGCCGGGGTTACATGTGGCCCTGGTCACGGCCTCAG CGTTGGGAGCTTGGGGAAACTCGTAGACGAAACAAACGTCAACGGAATCACAGTGACAAACTGCACGCTGGTTAAGACGAAAAATGGAGCACGAATCAGAAGCTACCACGACTCTCCGAAGATCGAAGCTACAAACATTGTTTTTGAACATCTAGTGATGGAGGGAGTCCAAAACCCTATTTTAATCGATCAGCATTACAACTCCAAGGATAATTCACAg CAATCAAGCGTTAGGCTGAGCGATATTCACTTCAGAGATATAAGCGGCACGTCGACTTCTCCAATAGCCATAAATTTGAACTGCAGTTCGTTAGTCCCATGTGAAAAGGTTGAATTagctaatattaatttaaaaccaTTTGATTCCACTATTAAGCAACTAACTTCTGCATGTTCAAATGCGCAAATCATCACTCAAGGCCAAATCTTTCCTTCCATGCCTAACCGATGCACTTGA